In the genome of Sander vitreus isolate 19-12246 chromosome 13, sanVit1, whole genome shotgun sequence, one region contains:
- the gltpd2b gene encoding glycolipid transfer protein domain-containing protein 2: protein MGVKSKAAAAIVVLLLFLGSLWLQGGLDYHWDSCLKGYNQVNTLHQLYNSSGADRAEGPQLLEGCPGQTFQVSRLLSHLLAAPANTSDVLLQPYLSSWDELVRFMEALGPMVGLISKEIETKTSIIRQLALLAEGNPEAELGPDIHSINSVNVEPGTKNNKEASQHTGGYHSVRSMIWVELNQGLVDFHHQTDSGCRTLLRLHRALLWLKLFLEKLAETPVAGRLRSPSELCREAYKSTLANHHSWFVRRAAELAFIAMPERGFFFKLVCVQRQEELSTALNRVVQAIGEVYDRTQKALEENGMLDLP from the exons ATGGGTGTGAAGAGcaaggctgctgctgctatcGTAGTCCTGCTGCTATTCCTCGGCTCACTGTGGCTTC AGGGGGGTTTGGATTACCACTGGGATTCTTGTTTAAAAGGTTATAATCAAGTGAATACG CTTCACCAGTTGTACAACAGCAGTGGGGCCGATAGGGCTGAGGGCCCACAGCTCTTGGAGGGGTGCCCTGGTCAGACTTTCCAGGTGTCACGGCTGCTCTCCCACCTGCTGGCTGCACCGGCCAACACCTCTGACGTGCTGTTGCAGCCGTATCTGTCCAGCTGGGATGAGCTTGTGAG ATTTATGGAAGCTCTGGGCCCGATGGTGGGACTGATATCTAAAGAGATAGAAACCAAGACCTCTATAATCCGCCAACTGGCCCTGTTGGCAGAAGGGAACCCTGAAGCAGAGCTGGGCCCAGATATACACTCAATAAACAGTGTGAACGTAGAACCTGGGACAAAGAATAATAAGGAGGCCTCACAGCACACTGGTGGTTACCACTCTGTACGCTCCATGATCTGGGTAGAGCTGAACCAAGGACTGGTGGACTTCCACCACCAGACGGACTCTGGATGCCGGACTCTGCTGCGTCTGCATCGTGCTCTGCTTTGGCTGAAGCTCTTCCTGGAGAAGCTGGCTGAGACACCGGTGGCCGGCCGGCTGAGGAGCCCTTCAGAGCTGTGTCGCGAGGCCTACAAGAGCACCCTGGCCAACCACCACAGCTGGTTCGTCCGCAGGGCCGCCGAGCTGGCCTTCATTGCAATGCCAGAGCGGGGTTTCTTTTTCAAGCTGGTGTGTGTGCAGCGCCAGGAGGAGCTGAGCACAGCGCTCAACAGAGTGGTTCAGGCCATTGGAGAAGTTTATGATAGGACACAGAAAGCCCTGGAAGAAAATGGCATGCTGGACTTGCCATAG